The Paraburkholderia sp. FT54 sequence GACAGACGAGCGTATTCAACAAGCCATCGATTACACCCGGTGGACAATCAGGCAGGGTATCAAGGTAAAAAGAGCATCCGCCTACTTGATGAGGGCTCTCTCAGACAACTATCGCGTATCCGATGCCGACAGGCAGGTTGAGTTGATTCAGGCTCAGATCGTCGAGGCGGCGACCGGCGAGCAGGGAGCCAGGTCCGACAGGCAAAAGGCAGTCGAGGCCAGCCTGGCGGCAGCTAACGCGGCAGCGGATAAACGGCGGCAGGAGGAGATTCGCCTGGCGCGCGAATTCTTCGACACAGCGGACAAGAAGACACGGGAGGACCTCGTTCGCAAGTTTGTCGCGTCGAGCACAATGGGACTGCGTGCTATTGAGCGTCAAATGCTCAAGCCGGCGAATGTCACTGAGGCCAACATTCTGAATCTGCCAGACGTTGCCAATACGTTCAGTTCGTACGTCGCCGGTGAAATTAGAAAAGCTGCACGGGTACGTGCGCGGAATTCATAGCGTTCTGCAAGGCCATCGGCAACGCGAGGCCTTTCAGCCTCTATCGATTTGCCGGACGGCCCGCATCAGCATCCGCGGTGCGTGCGTGCCGCGCGGCGCATGATTCGCTGACAAGCCGCGTGAGGAGGCCGACCGAAACCGCGCGGTGAGGCTCCGTCAGCAAGCGTGTCCAGATGCGGCTATGATTTCGTGCGGCGATCGGCGCCGAAACAGGAAAGGAAAAAATCCCGATGATTCATGTTATTGCAACGATCACTGCCCAGCCCGGTCAACGCGAAGCCGTGCTGGCGCTCTTCAACAAGAACCGTCCGGCGGTGCTGGCGGAAGAGGGGTGTATCAGCTACGAGGCCGTAGTCGACGTGCCGGACTTCGGGACGATTCAGACACCGCTCGGCACGGACACCTTTGCTGTAATCGAACGTTGGGAAAGCGCGGAAGCGTTGAAGGCGCATGCGGCCTCCGCGCATATGGCCGAATATGGACGCAATACTCGTCCGTTGCTCGTGAGCCGCGTCATCAACGTGCTTCAGGCCTGCTAAAGGGCTGGGCCCGTGCAGCCCTGCGTTTGATGAGCAGGGAATGTCTCAAGCAGTCGGGCACCTAAACGATCGATGACGCTGTGAGTACGTTCGCTGCGTATTGCCCGCAACGACGCGATGGATCGTGAATGCACAGGGTCGGGCCGATAGCCATCCGGTCGCGATCGAAGGCCGGCCGAGGTCGCGCAAACTCGCTGCCTCGGCATGGCAAACCTGGCGTTGATACGATCCATGAAGCCGATGATGGGCGGAATCATCATCTGCGGCAGCCGAAACCGTCTAGGCCTGATCGCCTGTTTCCGTGGAAATATCGGCCGCTTACCGGATCGGCGGTGGAGGATACACCTTGCGATCGAAAACCCGTGGCTCATGGGCTGGCAGCACTGTTGCTCCAAGCGCTGCGATGCGGCGGAAGCTTTCGTCGTATGCGCGCAGGTCCGTGTGGTTGCCGTTCGGGATCGGCTCGCTGCCGTCTTCCGGCCAGTTTTCGTAGAGCGGAATCAGGTCGCCCGCGATGAGATACGGTCCTGCCTGCGTGTCGACCAGCACACCCTGTGAGCCCGCCGTATGCCCCGGCAGGCGCAACACGCGGACGCCGGGCACCACGTCGGCGTCACCGAACGCCACGTCCATCCGGTCGAGAATGTCCACCCACGGTGGAGTGTGGCCGCGCTGGTTGGTTTCGTAGATCGGACGTTGGAACGGCACCGGCCAGACCGCCTCTTTCAACTCCGCTTCCTGGACGTGAAAGCGCGCGTTCGTGAACAACCGCGCGCCGCCGACATGGTCGTTATGCAGATGCGTGAGAATGACCAGTTCGACGGAAGCCGGGTCGACGCCTTCGCGCGCCAGTCCGTATTGCAGCAGGTCGTCGATTCCGGCATCTGTCTCGGTGTAGCACTGCGGTGCGCGCGAGCGGGAACCCGGTCCAGCATCGACGACGATCGTATGGCTAGCGCTGCGCAGCAACCACGCAATACACGGCGCATGCAGGCGCGCGGAACCGCAGTTCTTGCGGTACAAAAAGCACGATCGCTCATGGTTGACGATATCGCCGCAGCGGATCGGTACGATGGTGAATGCCATGTCTGAGGCTCGCTTCAACTGTTTTATGGTGCTCACGCAGGGCGGCCCGCTTGACGGGCTGGACCCTGCCCGAACCTGGACCCTGCCCGAACCTGGACCGGGAGCAGATGAATGACCGTGCGGCGAGTTCGGTCAGTTCGGTCGTTTCCCTTCCCACTAATACATGAGCAATGGTGACACTGCCGTCGTACTCGGTACACATGACCCCGCCGCGCGCATTCGTGGGGCGATCAGTGCCTTGCGGCGGTCGCGGGTGTGGCCGTTCGGAAGCACAGTATAGGCGAATCAAGTAAGCGCTTTCTCTTGAAGTTCTCGGGGTTTCCCCGTAAAC is a genomic window containing:
- a CDS encoding putative quinol monooxygenase — encoded protein: MIHVIATITAQPGQREAVLALFNKNRPAVLAEEGCISYEAVVDVPDFGTIQTPLGTDTFAVIERWESAEALKAHAASAHMAEYGRNTRPLLVSRVINVLQAC
- a CDS encoding N-acyl homoserine lactonase family protein is translated as MAFTIVPIRCGDIVNHERSCFLYRKNCGSARLHAPCIAWLLRSASHTIVVDAGPGSRSRAPQCYTETDAGIDDLLQYGLAREGVDPASVELVILTHLHNDHVGGARLFTNARFHVQEAELKEAVWPVPFQRPIYETNQRGHTPPWVDILDRMDVAFGDADVVPGVRVLRLPGHTAGSQGVLVDTQAGPYLIAGDLIPLYENWPEDGSEPIPNGNHTDLRAYDESFRRIAALGATVLPAHEPRVFDRKVYPPPPIR